The Drechmeria coniospora strain ARSEF 6962 chromosome 02, whole genome shotgun sequence genome has a segment encoding these proteins:
- a CDS encoding Mpv17 / PMP22 family protein: MPSPVVDATLQAAGLSLISNLCAQFIQAHQTQRLSCRAAVQQAPNLELRQLVRFLALQLITTPPNFQWQIYLEKRFPAYLPSTRGPRNKKDKDELELRSLEEAARVGYGSEPLGPVAVAPYKFSMRNTMMKWFVDCFTAGAIVNTVAFLVIMGMMKGQRVSQICDNVRTVLLAPFPPPNIGLFPCRTRGRVGVS; encoded by the exons ATGCCTTCCCCCGTGGTCGATGCAACGCTGCAGGCGGCAGGGCTGTCCTTGATCTCCAACCTCTGCGCCCAGTTCATCCAGGCGCACCAGACACAG CGACTATCTTGTCGTGCCGCTGTACAGCAAGCGCCGAATCTCGAGCTTCGTCAGCTCGTTCGCTTCCTCGCCCTTCAGCTTatcacgacgccgccaaacTTCCAGTGGCAGATTTACCTCGAGAAACGATTCCCAGCCTACCTCCCAAGCACGCGGGGTCCCCGCAACAAGAAGGACAAGGATGAACTCGAGCTACGGTCCCTGGAGGAGGCCGCTCGAGTGGGGTACGGCTCGGAACCGTTGggccccgtcgccgtcgctccaTACAAGTTCAGCATGCGTAATACCATGATGAAATGGTTCGTCGACTGCTTCACTGCCGGCGCAATCGTCAACACCGTCGCCTTTCTCGTCATCATGGGAATGATGAAGGGCCAGCGGGTTTCTCAGATTTGCGACAATGTTCGAACGGTACTGCTGGCTCCCTTTCCTCCTCCGAACATCGGCCTGTTCCCATGTAGGACCCGAGGCCGGGTTGGAGTCAGCTAG
- a CDS encoding DNA replication licensing factor mcm2 — MSSPLHDNPASGNRGTAPRSSRKRSRAADDATPSSAPGSSPMPSSPPAPFDMNHGVEDDDEIEEEAEIQDDIDELDEMADDEVDLFREGFEADYREREGDAYEGEDIDDDGDFDDMDLGARRRLEAQLNRRDMEVARRQRLPAAFLPGDDEDGDIDLMAQPRRRRHHYDEDPDDGMDADIMDEELSLEALGDVKASNLTEWVSLSPVQRTVKREFKAFLTSYTDASGFSVYGNRIRNLGLVNAESLEVSYEHLSESKAILAYFLANAPSEMLKLFDEVAMDVVLLHYPDYERIHAEIHVRIFDLPVHYTLRQLRQSHLNCLVRVSGVVTRRSGVFPQLKYVKFDCSKCGVTLGPFQQESNVEVKITFCQSCQSRGPFTLNSEKTVYRNYQKLTLQESPGTVPAGRLPRHREVILLWDLIDKAKPGEEIEVTGIYRNNYDAQLNNRNGFPVFATILEANNVVKSHDQLAGFRMTEEDEQEIRKLSRDANIVDRIVNSMAPSIYGHTDIKTAVALSLFGGVAKTTKGQHHIRGDINVLLLGDPGTAKSQVLKYVEKTAHRAVFATGQGASAVGLTASVRRDPLTSEWTLEGGALVLADRGTCLIDEFDKMNDQDRTSIHEAMEQQTISISKAGIVTTLQARCGIIAAANPLGGRYNSTIPFSANVQLTEPILSRFDILCVVRDMVEPAEDERLARFIVGSHGRSHPSTKPTATVTELDEDEGEDESQSIREGEIPQELLRKYIVYARDRCNPKLYHMDEDKVARLFSDMRRESLATGAYPITVRHLEAIIRISEAFCRMRLSEYCTAQDIDRAIAVTVDSFVGSQKLSCKKALARAFAKYTLARPGAAGQRHSQRRSAAARE, encoded by the exons ATGAG TTCACCGCTTCACGATAACCCGGCTTCTGGCAACCGGGGTACTGCCCCCCGGTCGAGCCGCAAGCGTtcgcgcgccgccgacgatgcgaccCCATCCTCTGCACCTGGCTCTAGCCCCATGCCGTCCTCTCCGCCAGCGCCTTTCGATATGAATCAcggtgtcgaggacgacgacgagatcgagGAAGAGGCTGAGATCCAGGATGACATTGATGAGCTCGATGAAatggccgacgatgaagtcGACCTCTTCCGTGAAGGATTCGAGGCCGATTACCGAGAGCGGGAAGGCGATGCGTATGAAGGCGAGGATAtcgatgatgacggcgactTCGACGACATGGACCTCGGCGCCAGGCGAAGACTGGAAGCCCAGCTCAACAGGAGAGATATGGAAGTCGCCCGGAGGCAGAGGCTGCCCGCCGCATTCCTtcccggcgacgatgaagacggcGATATCGACCTGATGgcgcagcctcgccgtcgccgtcatcactacgacgaggaccccgacgacggcatggaTGCCGACATCATGGACGAAGAGCTCTCGCTGGAGGCTCTTGGCGATGTCAAGGCCTCGAACCTCACGGAATGGGTCTCGCTTTCACCGGTGCAGAGGACCGTCAAGCGAGAGTTCAAGGCTTTCCTGACCTCCTACACCGACGCCTCTGGATTTTCCGTCTACGGCAACCGGATCCGAAACCTCGGCTTGGTCAACGCCGAGTCGCTCGAGGTCTCGTACGAGCATCTGTCGGAAAGCAAAGCCATCCTTGCCTACTTCCTCGCCAATGCGCCGTCGGAGATGCTCAAGCTcttcgacgaggtcgccatggacgtcgtcctcctccactATCCCGATTACGAACGAATCCACGCCGAGATCCACGTTCGCATCTTCGACCTGCCCGTCCACTACACCCTGCGGCAGCTGCGTCAATCTCACCTCAACTGCCTCGTTCGCGTGAGCGGCGTCGTCACCCGCCGCTCCGGCGTCTTCCCCCAGCTCAAGTACGTCAAGTTCGACTGCTCCAAGTGCGGCGTCACCCTCGGTCCCTTCCAGCAGGAGTCCAACGTGGAGGTGAAAATCACCTTCTGCCAGAGCTGCCAGTCGCGCGGCCCCTTCACCCTCAACTCGGAGAAGACGGTGTACCGGAACTACCAGAAGTTGACGCTGCAAGAGTCCCCCGGCACCGTCCCTGCCGGTCGCCTGCCCAGGCACCGGGAGGTGATTCTGCTCTGGGACCTCATCGACAAGGCGAAGCCTGGCGAGGAAATCGAGGTGACGGGTATCTACCGCAACAACTACGACGCCCAGCTGAACAACCGGAACGGCTTCCCCGTCTTCGCCACCATCCTCGAGGCCAACAACGTGGTCAAGTCGCACGACcagctcgccggcttccgcatgacggaggaggacgagcaggagaTTCGGAAGCTCTCGCGCGACGCCAACATCGTCGACAGGATCGTCAACTCGATGGCGCCGAGTATCTACGGACACACGGACAtcaagacggccgtcgcgcTGTCGCTgttcggcggcgtcgccaagACGACCAAGGGCCAGCACCACATCCGAGGCGACATCaacgtcctcctcctcggcgatcCCGGCACGGCCAAGTCCCAGGTGCTCAAGTACgtggagaagacggcgcACAGGGCCGTGTTCGCGACGGGCCAGGGAGCCAGCGCCGTCGGTCTGACGGCTAGCGTCCGTCGCGATCCGCTGACGAGCGAGTGGacgctcgagggcggcgcgcTGGTGCTCGCCGATCGAGGCACCTGCCTCATCGACGAGTTCGACAAGATGAACGACCAGGACAGGACGTCGATCCACGAGGCCATGGAGCAGCAGaccatctccatctccaaggccggcatcgtcacgACGCTGCAGGCGCGGTgcggcatcatcgccgccgccaacccgCTGGGCGGCCGGTACAACTCGACGATTCCCTTCTCTGCGAACGTGCAGCTTACAGAGCCTATCCTGTCGCGATTCGACATCCTCTGCGTCGTCCGCGACATGGTCGAgcccgccgaggacgagcgtcTGGCGcgcttcatcgtcggctcCCACGGTCGCAGCCacccgtcgacgaagccgacggcgaccgTGACAGAAttggacgaggatgagggcgaggacgagagccAGTCGATAAGGGAGGGCGAGATTCCGCAGGAGCTGCTCCGAAAGTACATCGTCTACGCCCGCGACCGGTGCAACCCGAAGCTGTACCAcatggacgaggacaaggtcGCCCGTCTGTTCTCCGACATGAGGAGGGAGTCATTGGCCACGGGCGCCTACCCGATCACC GTGCGCCATCTCGAGGCCATCATCCGCATCAGTGAGGCCTTTTGCAGGATGCGACTGTCGGAGTACTGCACCGCGCAGGACATCGACCGAGCCATCGCCGTGACGGTCGACAGCTTCGTCGGCAGCCAAAAGCTCAGCTGCAAGAAGGCACTGGCGCGGGCGTTTGCCAAGTACACGCTGGCGAGGCCGGGGGCTGCGGGACAGCGCCATTCTCAGAGGCGGTCGGCTGCGGCGAGGGAGTAG
- a CDS encoding metaphase-anaphase transition protein yields MPSDHPAQGVEGEAAAPRRSNSFSQQSQASDDSQTAAEFIRSQEILEADAREALPYSIESCTKILGPLRQSVFSCLTCNPAPATADDSWRPAGICYACSVQCHGEHRLVEIFQKRNFTCDCGTTRIPSTSPCSLRTNEQTKTKGGVHSEEPDANNKYNQNFGNRFCGCECDYDPFQQKGTMFQCLGLGTVETGGCGEDWYHPGCLVGMGPKWYENMERRKEAGSSGPVAAGSKGLATIAEGNEEGDEGESGKDGDVAMMESDDEPPMPPGFPDEDEFDGFLCYKCVESNAWIQKYAGTSGFLPAVFLAKVAESEADIKSEDSASKKRRIDDAVDECTEAKRARREDNTTAVDDGVASVGAATGETVATEAAAAATTANEAAEADQPSKDGPGGCKLPNLAPAPAGRFSLFFKEDFRSRLCHCSDCFRSVNAHAQLLEEEEVYEPPMSQGDGDSQHGGSTHGSGSLLERGESALRNVDRVRAIEGVMAYNHLKEQLKPFFQQFAESGQAVGAEDIKAYFAKLRGDDKAIKEAGQAASESAGGNDGGTDGDGRREQSGY; encoded by the exons ATGCCATCGGATCATCCAGCCCAAGGAGTCGAaggagaggcggcggcaccaaGACGCAGCAACAGCTTTTCCCAGCAGTCCCAGGCATCAGACGACTCCCAAACTGCCGCAGA GTTCATCCGTAGCCAGGAgatcctcgaggccgacgctcGCGAGGCGCTTCCCTAC AGCATCGAAAGCTGCACTAAAATTCTGGGTCCTCTGCGACAAAGCGTCTTCTCCTGCCTCACCTGCAACCCAGCGCCAGCTACAGCGGACGACTCGTGGCGACCGGCCGGTATCTGCTACGCATGCTCTGTCCAGTGTCATGGAGAACACAGACTAGTCGAGATCTTCCAAAAGAGAAATTTCACATGCGATTGCGGCACGACCCGTataccgtcgacgagcccgtGCTCTCTGCGCACCAACGAGCAGACGAAGACCAAGGGGGGCGTGCACTCGGAGGAGCCCGACGCCAACAACAAGTATAACCAGAATTTCGGCAACCGTTTCTGCGGGTGCGAGTGCGACTATGATCCTTTCCAACAAAAGGGAACCATGTTCCAATGCCTAGGGCTGGGGACGGTCGAGACCGGAGGTTGCGGTGAGGATTGGTACCATCCCGGCTGCCTCGTCGGGATGGGTCCCAAGTGGTACGAAAACATGGAACGTCGCAAGGAGGCGGGCTCCAGTGGGCCGGTTGCTGCCGGCAGCAAAGGCTTGGCGACAATTGCCGAAGGTaacgaggagggcgacgagggggaaAGTGGCAAGGATGGCGATGTGGCGATGATggagtcggacgacgagccgccgatgccgcccggATTtccggacgaggacgaattTGACGGTTTCCTGTGCTACAAATGTGTGGAGTCGAACGCTTGGATCCAAAAGTACGCGGGCACGTCGGGCTTTTTACCGGCGGTATTCCTTGCCAAGGTGGCAGAATCAGAAGCGGACATCAAGTCGGAGGATTCGGCGTCGAAGAAGCGCAGAattgacgatgccgtcgacgagtgTACGGAAGCAAAACGAGCAAGGCGTGAGGACAATacgacggccgtcgatgatggagTCGCAAGTGTCGGCGCAGCCACGGGTgagacggtggcgacggaagcggcggcagcagcgacAACAGCAAATGAAGCTGCCGAGGCGGACCAGCCGTCAAAGGACGGGCCGGGCGGTTGCAAGCTGCCCAACCTCGCACCAGCACCGGCGGGTCGGTTTTCGCTCTTCTTTAAGGAAGACTTCCGCTCGAGGCTCTGCCACTGCTCCGACTGCTTCCGGTCGGTGAACGCGCACgcgcagctcctcgaggaggaggaagtgTACGAGCCGCCGATGTCGCAGGGTGACGGCGACTCACAGCATGGGGGCTCGACGCACGGCAGCGGAAGCCTCCTGGAACGCGGCGAGAGCGCGCTGCGCAACGTCGACCGCGTGCGGGCCATCGAGGGCGTCATGGCCTACAACCACCTCAAGGAGCAGCTCAAGCCCTTCTTCCAGCAGTTCGCCGAGAGCGGGCAGGCGGTCGGGGCCGAGGACATCAAGGCGTACTTTGCCAAGTTGCGgggcgacgacaaggccatcaaggagGCCGGGCAGGCCGCGTCCGAGTCGGCGGgtggcaacgacggcggcaccgacggAGACGGTCGACGGGAGCAAAGCGGTTACTGA
- a CDS encoding alpha-glucosidase, with protein MRLWVGLVCACAASAALPNGDPTAPCSGYRASNVVTTDSGLTADLTLASDACNAFGTDLKHLTLEVVYETDDRVHVKIQDRDDQVYQVPEDVFPRPGGRSPAAASNLRFDYIASPFSFQIRRAASNEILFDTSAASLVFESQYLRLRTSLPDNPYLYGLGEHSDPLRLKTSSYVRTLWNRDSYGVPLESNLYGTHPFYLEHRKTGSHGVFLLNSNGMDVVIDKTPQGRQYLEYNTLGGVFDFWFVAGPSPIEAVQQYGRIAGTPAMQPYWGLGFHQCRYGYQDVYDVAEVVQNYSQAGIPLETMWTDIDYMDRRRVFSLDPERFPLKTVRELVSQLHARDQHYIVMVDPAVAYHDYPPLHQGVESDAFLRRDNGSLWLGVVWPGLTVYPDWFSTKVAQYWNGAFARFFSKESGVDIDGLWIDMNEPSNFCPFPCDNPYEVSRAYPPEPPPVRQPPRSLPGWPCAFQPPGTCLKSNVEARDVRATNLEGAAAPESKYQFNPGSGHPKAGQTPESGRNPDSELEEPPSLQHRRANGDRKGLPGRNLLYPKYAIRNKAAYLDAWNADRGGLSNHSVNTDVRHANGLVMYDTHNLYGAMMSTTSREAMLSRRPGLRPFVITRSTFAGTGSAVGHWLGDNLSTWDMYRHSIRSMLAFTALFQFSMVGVDTCGFGGDVTEELCARWAALGAFSTFYRNHNAIGQRSQEFYRWKTVAESARKAIDIRYRLLDYIYTAMYRSNQDGRPTIQPVFYLYPNDAACWALELQYFYGPGLLVAPVTAQGASSVQVYLPDDTFYDWYSHELVRRPGGGGAIHTFVEQDITTIPLLIRGGVILPARVRSASTTTELRRQDFELLVALDAHGKASGELYLDDGVSIDQQGRYSLLTFTYGDGVLSIDGVFGYDGPAILSKITLIGAPAVRLPGNSAHQTAGPDRHSMTVEIRVPLTKSSNVHLNS; from the exons ATGAGACTCTGGGTCGGGCTTGTATGCGCCTGCGCCGCCAGCGCCGCTTTGCCAAACGGAGACCCGACGGCACCTTGTTCGGGGTATAGAGCGTCCAACGTGGTCACCACCGACAGTGGGTTGACGGCCGATCTGACCCTCGCTTCCGATGCGTGCAATGCGTTTGGAACGGACCTGAAGCACCTGACCCTCGAGGTTGTGTATGAGACAG ACGACCGTGTTCATGTCAAGATCCAAGACCGTGACGATCAAGTCTACCAGGTGCCCGAGGATGTATTCCCCAGACCCGGCGGGCGCAGTCCCGCTGCCGCGAGCAATCTCCGCTTTGACTACATCGCATCGCCCTTCTCCTTCCAGatccgccgcgccgcctccAACGAGATCCTTTTCGACACCTCGGCAGCCTCTCTCGTCTTCGAATCGCAGTACTTGCGCCTGAGGACGAGCCTGCCGGATAATCCGTATCTctacggcctcggcgagcacTCCGATCCCCTGAGGCTCAAGACGAGTAGCTACGTCCGTACCCTGTGGAACCGGGACAGCTATGGCGTTCCTCTCGAGAGCAATCTATATGGTACCCATCCCTTCTACCTCGAGCACCGTAAGACCGGCTCCCACGGTGTCTTCCTTCTCAACTCAAACGGCATggacgtcgtcatcgacaagACCCCTCAGGGACGCCAGTACCTCGAATACAacaccctcggcggcgtcttcGACTTTTGGTTCGTCGCCGGGCCGAGTCCCATCGAGGCCGTCCAGCAGTACGGCAGGATCGCCGGCACACCCGCCATGCAGCCGTACTGGGGCCTCGGATTCCATCAATGCAGGTACGGCTATCAAGATGTCtacgacgtcgccgaggttgTGCAAAACTACAGTCAAGCCGGCATCCCGCTCGAGACGATGTGGACCGACATCGACTACATGGACCGTCGGCGCGTCTTCTCCCTCGACCCTGAACGCTTCCCCCTCAAGACGGTGCGCGAGCTCGTCTCCCAATTGCACGCGCGCGATCAGCACTACATCGTCATGGTCGACCCGGCCGTCGCCTACCATGACTACCCACCCCTTCACCAGGGCGTCGAGAGTGATGCCTTCCTGCGACGGGATAATGGCTCTCTctggctcggcgtcgtctggCCCGGCCTGACTGTCTACCCCGATTGGTTCTCCACGAAGGTGGCCCAGTACTGGAACGGCGCTTTTGCTCGCTTCTTCAGCAAGGAGAGCGGCGTCGACATTGACGGCCTGTGGATCGACATGAACGAGCCGAGCAACTTCTGCCCCTTCCCCTGCGACAACCCGTACGAGGTAAGCAGGGCATACCCGCCCGAGCCGCCGCCAGTTCGGCAGCCGCCCCGGTCCCTGCCCGGCTGGCCGTGCGCCTTCCAGCCTCCGGGAACGTGTCTGAAATCCAACGTCGAGGCGCGGGATGTGAGAGCCACGAACCTAGAAGGCGCCGCTGCCCCTGAATCTAAATATCAGTTTAACCCTGGATCTGGCCACCCCAAAGCCGGCCAGACCCCTGAATCCGGCCGCAACCCTGATTCCGAGCTTGAAGAGCCACCCAGCCTCCAGCATCGTCGTGCCAACGGTGACCGGAAAGGCTTACCCGGCCGGAACCTTCTGTACCCCAAGTACGCCATTCGCAACAAGGCCGCGTATCTGGATGCGTGGAATGCCGACCGGGGCGGCCTCTCCAACCACTCCGTCAACACCGACGTGCGCCATGCCAACGGCCTCGTTATGTACGATACCCACAATCTGTACGGAGCCATGATGTCAACCACTTCCCGCGAAGCCATGCTGTCGCGCCGTCCTGGGCTGCGTCCCTTTGTCATCACGCGCAGCACCTTTGCCGGCACCGGttcggccgtcggccactGGCTCGGGGACAACCTTTCCACCTGGGACATGTATCGTCACTCCATTCGCTCCATGCTCGCCTTCACCGCCCTCTTCCAGTTCTccatggtcggcgtcgacacctgtggcttcggcggcgacgtgacCGAGGAATTGTGCGCTCGCTGGGCCGCCCTAGGTGCCTTCTCGACCTTCTATCGCAACCACAATGCCATCGGGCAGCGCAGCCAAGAGTTCTATCGTTGGAAAACCGTCGCCGAGAGCGCTCGCAAGGCCATCGACATTCGCTATCGCCTGCTCGACTACATCTACACCGCCATGTATCGCTCCAACCAAGACGGTCGCCCTACTATCCAGCCCGTCTTCTATCTCTACCCCAACGACGCCGCCTGCTGGGCCCTCGAGCTGCAATATTTCTACGGCCCCGGTCTTCTCGTTGCCCCTGTCACCGCCCAAGGCGCCTCAAGCGTGCAAGTCTACCTGCCCGACGACACGTTCTACGACTGGTACTCCCACGAGCTCGTCCGCAggcctggcggcggcggcgctaTCCATACCTTTGTCGAGCAGGATATTACCACAATCCCGCTCCTCATACGCGGAGGCGTCATTCTCCCGGCCCGCGTACGCTCGGCCTCCACGACCACCGAGCTTCGTAGGCAGGACTTTgagctgctcgtcgccctAGACGCTCACGGCAAGGCCAGTGGTGAGCTGTATCTCGACGATGGTGTCTCCATAGATCAGCAGGGCCGTTACTCGCTTCTCACCTTTACCTACGGCGATGGCGTGCTCTCCATTGATGGTGTCTTCGGATACGACGGTCCTGCAATATTGTCCAAGATAACCCTCATTGGTGCCCCGGCGGTACGCCTGCCAGGAAATTCGGCCCATCAAACGGCCGGACCAGACAGGCACAGCATGACTGTCGAAATCCGTGTACCGCTGACCAAGTCGAGCAATGTCCATCTGAACTCGTAG